The following DNA comes from Pirellulales bacterium.
TGAGTTACGGGCTGAAGCTGGCTTGCATGTAGCACGGACTTTAGTCCGTAGCATAATATATCCATTCCAGTGAATTGTAGCGGGATTTTTACCCGGGTTTGCAAATAGCTTACAAAACTCCGTTGGAGTTTAGATTCACTGATTTCTATATATCCCAGGGTAGTCGCTGCGCTCCAACCACTGGGCTACGTTCCAGAACCACTTCGCGGTAAGCCTTTACCGCAACGCGGTTGCGTGACTCAGCCCAGGGTTGCCGCGCAGCGGTTACCCTGGGAATAATACAATCCAAAAAATTCAACCGCAAAGCGGTTGCGTAATGCGGTTATTACCCATCAATTCTTCGTGCCTTTGCGAAACGCTAGCTGCGCTATATTTTGCTAGAAAGGGTATATCCAGCTGAAACCCGAACTACACTAACCCTTACTCCGTGGCCAGTTTTCGCCGCTGAGGTCGCTTCCCAGCGCGCTGCTGTTGGCTGGTGGGGGAGGGGATTGCGTGGACGAAACCGGCTGGGGGCCGGTGCCCGTATTGCCGGCAACGCTGGCTGGGGAGGATTTTTCGCCCGTCGTGGTGGTTGCCGCCGATTCCCCCCTGCTATTGAATCCCGCCAAGGCCTCCTTGGTCGGATTGGCATCGCTCACACGGCGATAAAATTTATTGGACAGGTAATATTCCAGGCCTAGCACAAGGGCAACCAGCAGGATCAAATAGGGGTATAGCTCCACGCCGCTGCGGCTGGTGCTGACGGTCCGGTCGATTTCCTCGCGGGTGCGGGCCAGTTTGAACCGTTTCTCACCGAGAAATTCCGTTAGCTCCGTGGGTGTAACACGCCGCAGGTTAAACAGCGCGGCGGGGGTGTTGACGCTCAGCCCCCGTTGAATGCCATCCCGTTTGCCTCCGGCGCGCAGTTGATAATTGCCGACCTGCTCGGTGGCGCTGGTGCGCAGCAGGCCGGTTTGCTGATCCACGGTCTGGCCTAGGGTGTCCCCCACGGGATTGGTCAGCGTAAACGAGAGCGCCCGCTGGGCTTCGGGGATTTGCAGGATCGCCTCTTCGCCGGCAAAAAAGTTGAACCGTTCGCTTTGGTTCCCCAGCAGGTACAACGTCATTTCGTTGGATAATATCACAAACGGCCACGGGTCAAAGCCGGTGGCCAGGGTGTTCCAGGCGTTGGGGTCGTTGGCGCTTTCAGAAATCGGCGTGGTCATCACAAAAATGCGTCCCTGGCCCAGCGGTTTTTCCAAGAGCGCGGGGAGGCGATTACTAAACGGAATCACCACCGTGGCCCCCGGGTCGAGGGGTCCAAGTTGCCAAAAGCGGCGCACGGGAAAATCGATCCAGGGATTGTTGGTTTCGCTGGCTTGAAACGGCCGCAAAATGGGATGCTGCAAATCGGTCGGTGCCAAGAAAACCGAGCGATCCCCCGCGCGCCATTGTTGGACCAAGTCCGCGGGAAGCAATTCGCGCAGGGCACCGGAGTTAAATTGTTCCAGCGCGGCGTTATGTCCCAGCCAGATTCCCAGCCCCCCCCCGGTTTGCACATAATCTCGCAGTTTTTCGGCGATGACGGGGTTGAGTGGTTCCGGGTCCAACAGGCAGACCGCGTCGTACTGTTTAAAGTCCGCGCGGGAGAGTTGATCCTGTCGCAAGAGCACCGTTTCAAAGCGTGACAGCCCCGCGCGGCGGAGCGGTTCGGGATCGAGGGCCATGCGCAGATAAAAGGCGTACCCCTCGGCCAAGTTTTCGCTACGATCCGGCGCGACGATCAGTATGCGCCGCGCGCTGCGGACCTCCACGGTAAAGTAGCGTTGATTATTCGAGGGGAGGGCGTCCTCGCCCAAAGCTTGCAGCACCCCCTGATGCGTACCGGCGGGCAATTGCGTCACTCGAAAGGTCAGCGGCTCTCCCTCGTCGGATTTGAGTTTCTTAGTCAGTTCGCCGCGCTTTTGCGGCTTGCCATTGTCATCGATCAGGTACAGCACAAATTCTTGTTCCTGGTCGGCTCCCGTTCGGTTTGCCAGGCATTCCACAACCAACGTTCCCTGCGGAGGTAAAATTTGCTGGTTGAGCCGCACATCCCCCAGGCTGGTGTCCCGCGGCTCGGTAACGCCGACATCGATAATATACAGGTCCACCGCGTTAAATTCCTGCCGCAAGGCCGCAAAGCGGGCGGTCAGCGAATCAGGCCAGGCGGCGCGCGATAAATCCGTGAAGAGATAAACTTCCTTACGATCTTGGGCTTCTTGTTCGGTGACCAGCCGAAACGCCGTCGCGAGTTGCTCTACCAGGGGAAGGGAAATCGCCTGGGGCTTCAGCACGCCCACGCGCTGCTTGGCGGCGAGCATGTCCGGGGCAAAATCTCCGCCAGGGGTGCGTGTGTCCAGCACCGCCACGCCGCTTTCACGGGGAAGTTGCGTCAGAAGCCATTCGCCAATTTCCTGGGCCGCCTGCAAACGTGTTTGATTATCCTGGCGGTACTCCATTCGGGCGGAGGTGTCAAACACCAGCGCCGCCGCCACGGGAGCGTCTTGTTCCCCCAAAAATCCCGCGCTTTGTAAGCTGGGTCGGGCCAAGGCGACGGCCAAGAGCAGAATCGCCAGACAACGGGCAATTAACAGGAGCAAATGCCGTAGATTCAGGGTGCGGCGGTTGGCCAGCTCCCGCAGTTTGACAAATCGCAAGGCCGGAAACACCACCAACCGCGGCTGCTTGCGCATGATAAGGTGGAGAATGATCGGCGCGGCGACCAGGCCCACGCCCGCTAACAGCCACGGTGTCAAAAATGTCAAACCCATGCGGAGCGGCTGTTAAGAATGTCCCTTACCGCCGCGGCTTGTCTGTGTTCCAAACTGTTCCAGTTCCCAGACTATTCAAGCTGGCGGGCTACCTTCATAATAGAGGTTGATCGCCCTGTTGCCAAACGGACAAATTGGATATCGCCATGCCGCAAACGCTCTTTGAACGCATTATCGCCCGCGAGATTCCCGCCGACATTGTGTACGAGGATGAACTTTGCCTCGCTTTTCGGGATATTCACCCCCAAGCGCCGACGCATATCCTGGTCATTCCCAAAGAACCGATTCCCGCCGTCGATCAACTACAACCCGGACATGCGGCCCTCTTGGGACATTTGTGGCTAGTGATTCGCCAACTGGCCCAGTCCGCCGGACTAGAAAATGGTTACCGCGTGGTCGTGAACAACGGTCCCGACGGCGGGCAAACCGTCAACCACCTGCATTTCCACCTGCTGGGTGGCCGAGCTTTGAGCTGGCCACCGGGATAGGGGGTGGATCGTAGTGCGGACTTAAGTCCGTAACTCCAGGGATGTAGTGTGGACTTAAGTCCGCAAATCAATGGACGGGCGAAAAAATTGCCACTTCCTAAAGCGGATTGATCGGGCCGTTGGCCCTTTCCTTGTATGTTGCTTTTGACCTAGGGCGGCGCTGCGCTTGCCCTAGGCTGGGATAGGTTGGGCCTTTGGCCCACAAAATGCCTTTGGTAAGTAAAGGCTAGGATATTCGCACAAGGCACAGAATTTGACGGTAGTAGTGCAAATTACTTGGTTTACGGGCTAAAACCCTTACCATGTCCGTTACTCTGGCTCCGCCGATGGGCGGCCTTTTCCCGGGCGATTTGGCCCTTTGGGACGTGGTCCTTCGCCTGGAGCGCCTGGCTCACCCGGATTTGCTCCGCCAGGGCGGAAAAGTCCCGGTCGACCCGGTCCCCCTTCGCCACCGGGGCCGGGACGGGGGCCACCCATGGGACGCAGTTCTTCGCGGTCAAGCTGGCCATCGTTGTTCTTATCCAAACTTTTGAGGGCTTCCGCGGCATTGGCGATTTCATCGGCGGATATGGTGCCGTCCTTATCCGCATCCAGAACGATCATCAGTGGCCCCATGCCCATTCCCCCTGGACGGCCTGGACCACCTGGTCCACCGGGGCCACCGGGGCCACCTGGACCGCCAGGTCGACCTGGGCGGCCAGGACCACCGGGTCCACCCGGACCGCCGGGGCCTACAGGGCCTTCTGGGCCACCTGGACCTACGGCGGGAGGAGCTACCTCGGGGGGAGCGTCCGCCGGGGGTTTATCGTTCATTGCGGGATCAGGCGCGCTCCCTCCCGACAGTTCCCGCATTCGCTTCATTCCCGCCGTAAATTCTTCTTCGGTAATGCTGCCATCTTGGTCCTTGTCCGCCATTTTTAGCAGCCGGCCCAGGCGTTCGCGGCGTTCCTCGGGGACGTCATCGATCGAGACCTTGCCATCACCATCTTGATCGAGCCGTTTAAAGAGTTGGGCGGGGTTGATGCGATCAGCCAGGGGGTTGCCCCCCGGTCCGGCCAGACCACCGGGGAGGGCTTCTCCCGCTGGGGTTTTTTTGGCCAACCCCGCGGTAAATTCAGCCACGCTGAGTGTACCGTTGCCATCCTTGTCGGCGTTGCGCAGCAGTCGCGCAACCAGGCGTTTTTGCTCGGCGGGGACTTCGTCGGTGGCTAATTCGCCATCGGCGTTTTTGTCCAGTTCGGCAAACAGTTCCGCGTTTTTGGCTTCCACGGCGTCAGGTTTCGGCTGGGGGTCTTCGGCAAAAATCAGGCTCAGCGGCGTTACCAGGGTCAGGCTGGCGCAGCAGAGGGCATGTTTCCAAAAGCGTTTCATAGTGAATGGTCCTGAAAAAAAGGGAGCGCGGACCGGCAAAGTCCAACGTAAAAACGGCAAATTAATTTAAAAATGCCCGTGGTGCGACACCTACGGCTCATAAGAACTATAACGGTCCAGCGGGGCAAATGTCGCCTGGGGAAGCGAATAATTGGAAAAGGGCGTGGCTAAGGCTGGTTGGGAAACCCAGTTCAGAAACCCCGTGAGTGTGGCAAAGTCCCGTGTTTTTTGCAAAAACTTGCTAGCAATCAAGAATAAAATCCCCCGCTGCCAGGCTACCAATCTTGTCAGATTTTACTATTTTGCTTAGGATCCCATCGGAATAAAAATTCAAAATATTTCAGGGTACAAGCGAACAGATAGTTGGAGACTGCGTAAGACTGATGTGGGGAGTTCCCATCCTGGATTTAGTGCATACGGGGCCGAAAAGATTTGCAGGTCGGTTTTTGACGGTCAAATGGAGTTGATCGTTGTTATCTATCAAGCCGCAGGTTTGCCGATTGGCAGATGATACTTATTGATAAAGTAAGAACTTGTGGTCAGGTTGATGGAGCAACGTCTCCCTTTGGCGTGAATCATCGGACCGAATTTTTTGTTGGGTCGCTATTTCGTTGGGTCGGTGGCGTGTTTGGCGACTTGGATTCCCACGATGTTGTCATTCCGCCACACCCCGGGAAAAAATGCGACGAGAGCGTTGCGGGACGGTGATGTTTAGCCCGGAATTTTGATACCCGGCATGTTGAAGTTTAACAACATTGCCGCGCCCAAGGATTAAGTGTTCGCTCTGCACGCAATCGGAGCGATGCGTATGATCCGGTCAACAGGCATTTGGCGGGATTTTGGGTTTTTGGTCAGTTTTTTACCCGATGTTACCCAGTACAGGGTTGGTGATCCGGCTATCAAGCGCGTGCGGTTTGATCGCAATTTTTGAGAGGCCGGATTTCGCCCCACAAAATACATATTCCTTATGAGTCAAATGCGGTAGTTGTGTTGCGGGGTGTTCGCCCGCTACAAAAGGCCCGAGGTTGGCTGGGATTGTCCGAAAAACCCGTTCGGGTTTTTCCCCGGCAGACAACGGTCGACACGATTTTCCCGCGTTTGCACCGACGATGGTCGGTTTACCACGACTAGCGGAATTTGCCGGGTGACTCGCCCTGCCTGGTCGAATACCGCGTTTTTGGGAGAGTTAGATCATGCAAATTTACGGAACCGCCCACTTGCACGGACCCCAAGGCATCGGCACGCCGCACATTAACACCCGCTCCGGGGGAACCACCGGCGCGGCCAGCGGGATCGACACGCGCGACACGCTGGAGATTTCTAGCCAAGGTCTGTATGCGGAAAAGCTGGGGAATTTGCCCGACATTCGGGCCGATCGGGTGAATGCCATCCGTCAACAAATTGCCAGTGGCACTTATGAGACCGATGACAAACTCGACGCCGCCCTGGACCGCCTTTTAGACGAATTGGCGTAGAATGTGCTCTTCACAGTCCGCTGTGAAGAATAAATGTAGGGCAGAATATGCTGCTATGTGGCGGGATCTTCCCGGTTTCGCAGTATGAAGTAGTTCTGTTACGGCAGCGGGACGCTGTTTGGTACGTGGCCGGGACCTTCCAGGTTTCGCAGTATGAAGTAGTTCTGTTACGGCAGCGGGACGCTGCCTACTACTTTATTCGGCAGCGGGACGCTGCCTGCTACTTTCCCCGCCACGGGACGCCGGCTGCTACGCTAGGGAATTTCTCTTCCCTTCTAACTCGAAAAATTGCTTGCATTTCCCCCCCGCCAAGCGCAAACTCAAAGGCTGGGGGGAAAACTCTCCCGCCCACCCCGCCCGCCTCCGCCACAACTCGGCGGATCACAATCCGCCCTACAAATAGCCCCCGCTATCTACCAACTAAGAAGGTTCCCGCCGATGCGAACGTTTTCGTGGGCCTGTGCCTGCTTTAGTCTGTGGATCATTATCGTTGGTTTCACGCCCTGTGTGCGGGCGGATGGGCCTGCCATGCCCCCCGCGAACGCTGGCGAAGTCAGCTATCGCCACGACATCCGACCGCTCCTTTCCGACCGTTGTTACAAATGCCATGGCCCGGACGAGGCGCAGCGCCAGGCGGGGTTACGCCTGGACGTGGCCGAGGGTTTTACCGCCAAAACCGACTCGGGTGCAGTGGCGATCCTGGCTGGCAAAAGCGCGGAAAGTGAAGTGCTCCAGCGGATCACCTCCAGCGATCCCGCACTGAAAATGCCCCCTCCCGACAGCGGAAAAACGCTGACCGAGCAGGAAATTGAACTGATCCGCCGCTGGATCGATAGCGGCGCGCCGGTGCAGCAGCATTGGTCGTTTGTGGCTCCCACCCGGCCTGAACCCCCGACCGTGGCCAACGAATCATGGGCCAAAAACCCGCTTGATCGGTTTATTCTGGACCGGCTAAATCGCGAAAAGCTTACTCCCGCACCCTCCGCGGACAAAGTCACCCTCATCCGCCGCGTCACGCAAGATTTGACTGGTTTGCCACCGACCGTGGCCGAGATTGACGCGTTTTTGGCTGATGAAAGCCCCGAGGCCTACGAAAAGTTGGTGGATCGACTGCTGGCCTCTCCCCGCTACGGTGAACATCAGGCCCGCTACTGGCTGGATGCCGCCCGCTATGGCGACACGCACGGTTTGCACCTGGATAACGAACGCTCGATGTGGAAATATCGCGATTGGGTGATTGACGCCTATAACAACAATCAGCCCTATGACCAATTCGTGATCGAGCAACTGGCCGGGGATTTATTACCCGAACCGACTCCGCAGCAAAAAATCGCCACCGGCTTTAACCGCTGCAATGTCACCACCGGCGAGGGGGGGTCCATCGATGAGGAGGTGTTGGTCCGTTATGCCGTGGACCGGGTGGAGACCACCGCCACGGTTTTCTTGGGCCTGACCGCGGGCTGTGCGGTTTGCCATGACCACAAATATGATCCCCTGACCCAAAAAGAGTTCTATCAGTTGTTTGCGTTCTTTTATAGCACGCAGGACGCGGCGATGGACGGCAATCAATTGCTTCCTCCCCCTTCCATTAAAATTGCCTCCGCCGAACAAGAACAAAAACGCCGCGAACTGGATGAGCGATTAACCGCCTTGCGAACGCAAATTAGCGAAAAACTGGCCAGTACCCAGTACACCGACCCTGGTCCTCCGGCGGACACAAAATTAGGAGAAACCCAGGAATTTGTCTGGATCGAGGATGACCTGCCTGCCGAGGCCAAGCCCGAAGGAGGTTGGGAATTTGTCACCGCTCCCGCGCCAGTCCATAGCGGCGAAAAATCGCACAAACGGACCGCCACGGGGTTAAGCCAACACTTTTTTACCGGGGCAAAAATCCCCCTCAAGGTCGGCGCCGGGGACAAACTGTTTGCCTATGTCTTCCTTGACCCCGCCAATCCTCCTAAGGAAATCATGCTCCAATGGAATGACGGCCAGTGGGAACATCGCGCTTATTGGGGCGAAAACGTCATTCCCTGGGGCGCGGATAACTCGGGTGCCCGTTACCGGGCGGGAGACCTGCCCGAAGCTGGCAAATGGGTCCGCCTGGAGGTCGAAGCCGCCCAAGTCGGCTTGAATCCCGGGGCCAATATCAATGGTTGGGCGTTTACCCAGCATGACGGGACCGTCCATTGGGACAAAGCGGGGATCGTGACCAAAACACCGCAAGGGACGCCCAACTTTGAATCGCAAATCGTGTGGGAAGAATACGCCAAAAGCAGCAATGAATTGCCCCAGCCCGTGAAGGACGCGCTAAAAATCGAAGCGGACAAGCGGGACGACGCCCAAAAGAAAGCGATCCGCGAGCATTTTTTACAGTATGTTCATCCGCAACTCAAAGAGACGTTTACGGAACAGCAGTCACAAATCACCGCCACTCAAAAGGAACGGGACGACCTGGAAAACTCGATCCCCAGCACGCTCGTCATGGCCGATATGGAAAACGAGCGGGAGACGCGATTGCTCATTCGCGGGCAATACGACAAAAAAGGGGACAAGGTGGGACGGGCTCTTCCTGCGTGGTTGCCGCCGCTCCCCGCCGGCGCGCCGCTGAACCGTTTAGGCTTGGCCAAATGGCTGGTCGATCCCAGCCACCCGCTGATGGCGCGGGTCACGGTCAATCGCCTATGGCAACAGTTTTTTGGACAGGGATTGGTTAAAACGGCCGAGGACTTTGGGGCGCAGGGGCAATTACCCACGCATCCCGAGCTTTTGGATTGGCTGGCGGTCGAATTTCGTGAAAGTGGCTGGAATGTGAAGCATTTGCTCAAGCTGATCGTCACGTCGCAGGCCTATCGTCAGTCCTCGGCGGTGACACCCGAACTGGTCCAGCGCGACCCAACGAACGAGTTATTTGCCCGCGGGCCGCGCTTTCGACTGGATGCCGAGGGGATCCGCGACGCGGCGCTGTTTGTCAGCGGGCTGATGGTCGAAAAAATCGGCGGAAAAAGCGTCAAGCCGCTCCAGCCGGAGGGGTTGTGGGAAGCGGTCGGCTTTATCGGCAGCAACACCCGCGAATTCAAACCCGATGCGGGAGAGGCGTTGTATCGGCGCAGCATGTACACCTTTTGGAAGCGGACCGCCCCGCCGCCAAATCTTTTGACCTTTGACGCCCCCAGCCGCGAATACTGCACCGTCCGTCGCGCCCGGACAAATACCCCCTTGCAGGCCCTGACGCTACTCAACGATCAGCAATTTGTCGAAGCTTCGCGGTTTTTTGCCGAACGGATCCTGTCAGAGGGAGGAGCCAACCCCGCCGAACGCCTGGCTTGGGCGTATCGCTCCGCCCTGGGTCGCAAGCCGACCGAAGTCGAGGCGGCGGTCCTGCAGCGCGTGCTGGATCGACAGTTGGAAATCTTTAAGGGGGATGTGGAAAGCGCGAAAAAGCTGCTGGCCGTCGGGCCCAAACCCGCCAACGCCGCGCTGGACCCGGCGGAACACGCGGCGTACACGCTAGTGGCGAATTTGATTTTGAACCTGGACGAATTTGTGACAAAAGAATAGCGATCAATATCAAATCTGAAATTTTAGATTTGAAACTGGTTTTGTCTTTCATTCTGAATTCATCATTCATACTTCTGACTTTATAACATGGACCCTCGCCTAGAATTTTTCCAACTCGAAACCCGCCGCTACTTCTTTGGTCGGATGGCCACCGGGCTGGGCGCGGCCGCGCTGGGATCGCTGATCTCGCCGCAATTACTGGCCAACGACGCCAGCGGCACATCTAGCGCGGTAAATAACACCGCGGCCACGGGTGGCGATCCCCTGGCGACCGTGCCCGGCGCGGCCCTGCCAAACTTGCATTATGCCCCCAAGGCCAAGCGGGTTATTTGGCTGTTTATGGCGGACGGACCGTCGCAGTTAGACTTGTTTGATTATAAGCCCAAGATGGCCGAATGGTACGACAAGGACCTGCCCGACACTGTCCGCAACGGCCAGCGGATCACCACCATGACCAGCGGTCAAGCGCGGTTTCCCATCGCGCCCACGATCTTTAAGTTTGCACAATCTGGCCAGCAGGGGGCGTGGTTTAGCGAATTAGTGCCGGAAATGGCCAAATTGGCGGACGATTTGTGTATTATTAAGTCCATGAACACCGAGGCGATCAACCACGATCCGGCGATTACCTTTATGACAACCGGCAGCCAAATTGCCGGTCGGCCCAGCCTGGGGGCGTGGCTATCATACGGCATTGGCAGCCCTAACGCCGATTTACCCTCGTTTGTCGTGCTGCATTCGCGCATTGCGAATGGCTCGCAGACGCAGGCGCTCTTTGCCCGGTTGTGGGGGTCGGGTTTTTTGCCAACCAAGCATCAGGGGGTTGCGCTCCGTTCGGTGGGCGACCCGGTCCTGTACCTTAGCAATCCGCCGGGTGTCTCCGGCGACGCCCGCCGCAATATGCTGGACGGCCTGGCCGAACTTAACCAGCAAAAACTAGCCGCCGTGGGCGATCCCGAAATCAACGCCCGCATCGCGCAGTATGAAATGGCCTTCCGCATGCAAACCAGCGTGCCAGAGCTGGTGGACATCGCCGCGGAGCCGCAAAATGTGCTGGATTTGTATGGGCCGGACGTGAAGGAACCGGGGACGTTTGCCTATAACTGCCTGCTGGCACGGCGATTAGCGCAGCGCGGCGTGCGGTTTACGCAGGTCTTTTTGCGGGGATGGGACCATCACGGCAGCCTGCCGTCTTCCATCAAGCAGCTTGCTCCGTACATGGACAAGGTTTGCGCGGGACTCATTCGCGACCTGAAGCAGCAGGGAATGCTGGAAGACACACTGGTCGTCTGGGGGGGAGAGTTTGGCCGGACGATTTATAGCCAAGGAACCCTGACCAAGGACAACTACGGCCGCGACCACCATCCGCGCTGCTTTACCATGCTGCTGGCTGGCGGAGGGGTCAAACCGGGCGTCGTGCATGGCGAGACGGATGACTTTAGCTACAACATCACGGATAAGCCGGTCCATGTGCACGACCTGAACGCCACGATCTTGCATCAGTTGGGCATCAACCACGAAAAGCTGACGTACCGCTTTCAGGGGCGCGATTTCCGCCTGACGGACGTGCATGGAAATGTGGTCAAAGAGATTTTGCTGTAAGCGCTAAGTTTCTGGTAGAAGGTGTTGTGCGGCTAAGGGTTGCGTGCGATGACTTCTTCCACAAGTTTTAGTTTTAGATAAAATTCGCGAGTTGTCTTGCCACTTACTTTGGACTCTTTAGCTTCCGTGCTGGCGGTTAATATTCCCCTGAGCTTTGACGATTGATAACGAAGGGTTAGTTCGTCTCCCGGATTGTTCTGGCTCAGATTTTCGTCCGCGGCCAAGATAATTCCCATACTTTCTGCGGTTTTTTGCAAATCGGTCACAGCCGCGACGACCGCTTTCTGCGCTTGGGGTGGATCTGTTGCCGATGTCAAAGCCAAGTATTCTATCAGGCCCAATTGTCCCGTGGGACTATTTTTGTGTTTGTTGTAGACCAAGGTGCCGTTGCTTGTACTAATGCCAAATTTATTTGCAACACACCATTCCCAAAACGGGGTAGTTTGATTCCGGAGTATAGGCTGCTGCCAAGTACCGCAGCCGGAAAAAACGATAACACAAACGAGCAGCGCAAGCTGGCATATCCAGGGATAAGGACTAGGACTGTAAACGCATTTTTTCATGACTGGTCAAGCTTCTCCAATCTCTTTCTTCTAACCCCGCCGCCAACGCCCATAGCAAATTGAGGCTAGTGCGGGGGTATTTGCGCTTTACCAAGTTATAGGCCCAGGT
Coding sequences within:
- a CDS encoding BatA domain-containing protein is translated as MGLTFLTPWLLAGVGLVAAPIILHLIMRKQPRLVVFPALRFVKLRELANRRTLNLRHLLLLIARCLAILLLAVALARPSLQSAGFLGEQDAPVAAALVFDTSARMEYRQDNQTRLQAAQEIGEWLLTQLPRESGVAVLDTRTPGGDFAPDMLAAKQRVGVLKPQAISLPLVEQLATAFRLVTEQEAQDRKEVYLFTDLSRAAWPDSLTARFAALRQEFNAVDLYIIDVGVTEPRDTSLGDVRLNQQILPPQGTLVVECLANRTGADQEQEFVLYLIDDNGKPQKRGELTKKLKSDEGEPLTFRVTQLPAGTHQGVLQALGEDALPSNNQRYFTVEVRSARRILIVAPDRSENLAEGYAFYLRMALDPEPLRRAGLSRFETVLLRQDQLSRADFKQYDAVCLLDPEPLNPVIAEKLRDYVQTGGGLGIWLGHNAALEQFNSGALRELLPADLVQQWRAGDRSVFLAPTDLQHPILRPFQASETNNPWIDFPVRRFWQLGPLDPGATVVIPFSNRLPALLEKPLGQGRIFVMTTPISESANDPNAWNTLATGFDPWPFVILSNEMTLYLLGNQSERFNFFAGEEAILQIPEAQRALSFTLTNPVGDTLGQTVDQQTGLLRTSATEQVGNYQLRAGGKRDGIQRGLSVNTPAALFNLRRVTPTELTEFLGEKRFKLARTREEIDRTVSTSRSGVELYPYLILLVALVLGLEYYLSNKFYRRVSDANPTKEALAGFNSRGESAATTTTGEKSSPASVAGNTGTGPQPVSSTQSPPPPANSSALGSDLSGENWPRSKG
- a CDS encoding histidine triad nucleotide-binding protein — its product is MPQTLFERIIAREIPADIVYEDELCLAFRDIHPQAPTHILVIPKEPIPAVDQLQPGHAALLGHLWLVIRQLAQSAGLENGYRVVVNNGPDGGQTVNHLHFHLLGGRALSWPPG
- a CDS encoding flagellar biosynthesis anti-sigma factor FlgM, whose amino-acid sequence is MQIYGTAHLHGPQGIGTPHINTRSGGTTGAASGIDTRDTLEISSQGLYAEKLGNLPDIRADRVNAIRQQIASGTYETDDKLDAALDRLLDELA
- a CDS encoding PSD1 and planctomycete cytochrome C domain-containing protein; this encodes MRTFSWACACFSLWIIIVGFTPCVRADGPAMPPANAGEVSYRHDIRPLLSDRCYKCHGPDEAQRQAGLRLDVAEGFTAKTDSGAVAILAGKSAESEVLQRITSSDPALKMPPPDSGKTLTEQEIELIRRWIDSGAPVQQHWSFVAPTRPEPPTVANESWAKNPLDRFILDRLNREKLTPAPSADKVTLIRRVTQDLTGLPPTVAEIDAFLADESPEAYEKLVDRLLASPRYGEHQARYWLDAARYGDTHGLHLDNERSMWKYRDWVIDAYNNNQPYDQFVIEQLAGDLLPEPTPQQKIATGFNRCNVTTGEGGSIDEEVLVRYAVDRVETTATVFLGLTAGCAVCHDHKYDPLTQKEFYQLFAFFYSTQDAAMDGNQLLPPPSIKIASAEQEQKRRELDERLTALRTQISEKLASTQYTDPGPPADTKLGETQEFVWIEDDLPAEAKPEGGWEFVTAPAPVHSGEKSHKRTATGLSQHFFTGAKIPLKVGAGDKLFAYVFLDPANPPKEIMLQWNDGQWEHRAYWGENVIPWGADNSGARYRAGDLPEAGKWVRLEVEAAQVGLNPGANINGWAFTQHDGTVHWDKAGIVTKTPQGTPNFESQIVWEEYAKSSNELPQPVKDALKIEADKRDDAQKKAIREHFLQYVHPQLKETFTEQQSQITATQKERDDLENSIPSTLVMADMENERETRLLIRGQYDKKGDKVGRALPAWLPPLPAGAPLNRLGLAKWLVDPSHPLMARVTVNRLWQQFFGQGLVKTAEDFGAQGQLPTHPELLDWLAVEFRESGWNVKHLLKLIVTSQAYRQSSAVTPELVQRDPTNELFARGPRFRLDAEGIRDAALFVSGLMVEKIGGKSVKPLQPEGLWEAVGFIGSNTREFKPDAGEALYRRSMYTFWKRTAPPPNLLTFDAPSREYCTVRRARTNTPLQALTLLNDQQFVEASRFFAERILSEGGANPAERLAWAYRSALGRKPTEVEAAVLQRVLDRQLEIFKGDVESAKKLLAVGPKPANAALDPAEHAAYTLVANLILNLDEFVTKE
- a CDS encoding DUF1501 domain-containing protein, with amino-acid sequence MDPRLEFFQLETRRYFFGRMATGLGAAALGSLISPQLLANDASGTSSAVNNTAATGGDPLATVPGAALPNLHYAPKAKRVIWLFMADGPSQLDLFDYKPKMAEWYDKDLPDTVRNGQRITTMTSGQARFPIAPTIFKFAQSGQQGAWFSELVPEMAKLADDLCIIKSMNTEAINHDPAITFMTTGSQIAGRPSLGAWLSYGIGSPNADLPSFVVLHSRIANGSQTQALFARLWGSGFLPTKHQGVALRSVGDPVLYLSNPPGVSGDARRNMLDGLAELNQQKLAAVGDPEINARIAQYEMAFRMQTSVPELVDIAAEPQNVLDLYGPDVKEPGTFAYNCLLARRLAQRGVRFTQVFLRGWDHHGSLPSSIKQLAPYMDKVCAGLIRDLKQQGMLEDTLVVWGGEFGRTIYSQGTLTKDNYGRDHHPRCFTMLLAGGGVKPGVVHGETDDFSYNITDKPVHVHDLNATILHQLGINHEKLTYRFQGRDFRLTDVHGNVVKEILL